The DNA sequence CTTTTTTCTTATATTGGTGCTGCAAGTTCAGGCTTAACAGAACACTAATATTCCTGACAAAAGAAAATTTAAATCATTGAATAAATGCAAGCGGTTCGTTCTCTTTTCTTTTCGCTGTTTTTAGCCTTGTCCTTTACCATTACGGCACGCGCGCAGGAGAAGCCTAATATTGTGGTGATCTTGTCGGATGATCATGCCTACCAGGCTATCAGCGCCTACAACAATGCGCTGATGCAAACGCCGAACATAGACCGGATTGCCCGCGACGGCGTACTTTTTAAGAAGGCTTATGTAACCAATTCCATTTGCGGCCCCAGCCGCGCGGTGCTGCTTACCGGGAAATACAGCCATAAAAACGGCTATAAGGACAATGCGAATTCGCATTTTGACGCCGGCCAGGACTCCTTTGCCAAAAAGCTGCAGGCAGCGGGATACCAGACCGCCTGGATTGGTAAATACCATCTTGGAAAGGAACTGCAGGGCTTTGACTATTGGCAGATCCTGCCCGGGCAGGGCCATTACTTTAACCCTGACTTCCTGTATATGGACGGCAGCCGCAAGCGAGTGGAAGGTTATGTTTCGGACGTTATTGAGGATGCCGCGGAAGACTGGCTCGACAGCCGGGACCAGGAAAAGCCCTTTTGCCTGGTCATCGGCCATAAAGCTACCCACCGTACCTGGATGCCGGATACAGCCGACCTCGGAAAATTCGATGAAGTAATAACCATACCTCCCCGTAATTTCTACGATTCCTACGATAACAGGGAAGCAGCCATGGTGCAGGACATGACCATTTCAAAGACCATGCGCCTGGATTACGATCTGAAAATGTATCCTGAAGATAGTAAAGACGGGAATATCGTTCGGATGAACCCGGCCCAGCGGGCCGCCTACAAGGCCTATTACCAGCCCATCCGGAAAGCCCTGGAGGAAGCCGGCCTGAGCGGGAGGGCCCTGACGAACTGGAAATACCAGCGTTATATGCGGGATTATTTAAGCACGGCGGTTTCTCTTGACCGCAACATTGGCCGCACGATCGACTACCTGGAGGAACACGGGCTTTGGGAAAATACCCTGGTTATTTATATGTCTGACCAGGGCTTTTTCCTTGGCGAACACGGTTGGTTTGACAAGCGCTTCATGTATGAAGAATCCTTCCGGACCCCTTTGCTGATGCACTACCCCGGCGTAATTGAACCAGGCAGCATATCTGAAGACTTTGTCATGAACCTGGACATTGCACCTACGCTACTGGATGCCGCCGGGCTGCCCGTGCCGGCTTCCATGCAGGGCCGTTCCCTGCTGCCTTTGCTGCAGGGCAAAGAAAAGGGCCGCGAAGCCATGTATTATCATTATTATGAGAACGGGGAACACGCGGTGTCTCCGCATTTCGGCATCCGGACAGAAAGGTATAAGCTGATCCGTTTTTACAAGCGGGTGAATTCATGGGAGTTGTACGACCTGGAAAAGGACCCGCGGGAAATGGATAACCTTTACGGCCGGAAGGGTTATGAAAAACGTACAGCCAGCCTCAAAAAGCAGCTGGCTTCCCTGATAAAGGAATATGAAGATAAGGAAGCATTGCTCATTTTTAACCGGCCCGTCCGGGATCAACCAGGTAATTAATATGAAACCGGCCATTTTTCTCTTTTTAGCATTCAGCCTTTTCCAACCTTCGCTGACAGCGCAGGAAAAAGTAAATATTATTTATATCTACGCCGATGACCTGGGCTACGGCGAACTTGGCTGTTACGGCCAGGAAAAGATCAGGACCCCGCACCTGGACAGAATGGCGCGTGAAGGGATGCGCTTTACGCAGCATTATACCAGTATCCCCGTTTGCGCGCCGGCCCGGGGCATGCTGCTGACGGGGATGCATGCCGGTCATGCCTATATCCGGGGTAATTATGAGTTAGGCGGTTTTGCGGACAGCCTGGAAGGCGGGCAAATGCCGCTGCACGAAGGAGCGTTCACGCTGCCCCGGATGCTGAAGCAGGTTGGCTATGCAACGGCGGCGATCGGGAAATGGGGGCTTGGCATGCACAATACGACAGGAGCGCCGCTGAAACAGGGATTTGACTATTTCTATGGTTACCTGGATCAGAAGCAGGCCCACAATTACTACCCCACGCATTTGTGGGCGAACGGCCGCTGGGACACGCTGAATAACCCACGGATCAATGTTCACCGGGCGCTGGACCCCGCTGCTGCCGGCGCGGATGATTTCGCCTATTTCAAAGGAAATGAATATTCCGGGGAGAAAATGACGGAAAAGGCCCTCGACTTTATCACGGCACATAAGGCCGGCCCCTTTTTCCTTTACCTACCCTATACCATTCCGCATGCCTCCCTGCAGGTACCGGAAAAATATACGAATGCCTACCTGGGTGAGTTTGAGGAGCAGCCTTATTACGGGCAAAACGGGTATGCCGCCGCCGAACATCCTTACGCCACCTACGCTGGAATGATCACCTTCCTGGACGCGCAGGTAGGGATGATCCTTGACCGGCTCAGGGAACTTGGGCTGGACGAAAACACGCTGGTCATGTTCTCAAGCGATAACGGCACTACCTTTAACGGCGGCGTAAACGCTGAATTCTTTAATAGTACGGGAGGGCTGCGGGGCCTCAAGCAGGACCTTTTTGAAGGAGGCATCCGCATGCCTTTCATCGCCCGCTGGCCAGGAAAAATACCGGCGGGAACGGTAAGCGACCATATTTCCGCGCAGTACGATATCATGGCCACGCTGGCCGAACTCACCGGACAGGAACTAAGGCATACCGACGGCATTAGCCTGCTGCCCACGCTGCTGGGAAAGAACGCCGCCCAGGAGAAACATGAATACCTGTATTTCGAATACCATGCAAGGGGCGGGCAGCTGGCCGTCCGCATGGGCGACTGGAAGGGGGTAAAGGTAAAACAGCAGCAGCATGCCGCTGAAAACCCCTGGATGATCTTCAACCTTCGTACCGACCCGGGGGAAACTACTAACCTGGCTGCCCGCCACCCGGAGCTGGCACGGAAATTCGATGCGATCGTGAAAGATGAACATCGCCCCGCCCATATCCGCGAATGGGAATTCCTGAACCCTAAATTCGCGCTAACAAACTAATATGCCAGGTAAAAAGAAGACCGAATATTACGGGGTAAAGGAAATAGCCCGGAGGGCGAATGTATCTATAGCCACCGTGGACAGGGTGATCCATAACAGGACCGGGGTGGCGGCCAAAACCAGGGACCGGATCAATGAGATCATTAAGGAACTTGATTACGAACCCAATATACTCGCCAGCCGGCTGGCTTCCCGCCGGGTTTTCCATTTTGCGACCCTCATCCCGGAAGTATCCGAAGAAACCGATTTCTGGCAGGCCCCGCTAAACGGGATCCGGCAGGCCGAAAAGGAAATAAAACAATACGGTGTAAACGTAGAGAAGTACTTTTTCGATCTTAACAATAAGGCATCCTTTGTGAAGGAGGCCGGCGCCATACTCAAAAGTAATGCGGACGGTGTGCTGGTGGCCCCTTCTTTCATCGAAGAGTCTGTTCAGTTCGCTGAAGCCTGCAAGCTCCGGGGAATTCCCTATGTATTCATCAACTCGGATATTCCCAACCAGGACAGTCTTTGCTATATTGGCCCCGATCTTTTCCATAGCGGCTACCTCGGCGCCCGCCTGGTCAGCTATGGTGCGGGGAACGGAAAAGTACTGGTAGTGAATATTTCCCGGGAAATGGATAACCATCATCATTTACTTAGGAAGGAAGAGGGCTTCAGGGCCTGGTTCAGGGACCATGGGAAACTTAATACGATTTTAAAAAGCGATATCCGCCAAACGGATTACACTTCGGTGGAAAGAAACTTGTCAGCTCTTTTGAAGCAGCACCGGGATGTTAACGCCATTTTTGTAACTAATTCCCGCGTGTCGGCGGTGGCTCAGTATTTTGAGCGGTCAGGCGCCAAAAACGATCTGTTATTGGTTGGCTATGACTTCCTGGAGAAAAACATCAGCTTCCTGGAAAAGAACCTCATCGACTTCCTGATCTGCCAGAAGCCGGAAGAGCAAGGCTACCGCGGCATCCGGGCGCTCTATCAAAGCCAGGTGCTGGCCAGCCCCGTGGAAAAGATACATTTCATGCCCATTGACATTATAACCAAAGAGAATTACAAAGTCTACAAAAATTAAAATTTAAATTTCTTTTGGATTCGGATTTTAATTTTTAACTTCGGGTACGTACCCGAAAAGATCCCGGTACTTCTGAACCAATATCGAGAGTTTATTTTTCAGACACGCGCAAATAACAACGCGTTTTATTTTTTTCAAATAACGGGTACGTACACGGTGTTGAAAAGATCAAACATGTCAATTAAATAAACACAAATGGAAACGGGAATTCACACAGGAATCTTTTGCCGGCCAGGACTTAAATTACTTATGATCCTTGCCGTTTTCTTAATTCCCTGCCGCGCCTGGACGCAAGCTTTGCCCTCGGTGGAAGGGCTGGTGACGGAACGGGCTACTCAGGCAGCATTGCCCGGCGCAGCGGTTACCCTAAAAGGCTCCGGCCGTGGCGTCACCACGGATGCGGAAGGCCGTTTTAAATTAAGCGACGTGCCCGCGAATGCGGTACTTGTGATCAGTTATGTGGGCTACCAGACGACAGAGGTACCGGTAGCGGGGCAGTCAAACCTGCAGATCCGCCTGGATGCGGTCGTGGAGGCATTGGATGAAATGGTCGTGGTGGGCTACGGCAGCGTTAAAAAAAGTTCGGTCACTTCGGCCATATCAAAAATTGAGAATACAATCCTGGATCAAATGCCCGCGGGCAGGCCGGAATCAGCCCTGGTGGGAAGAATGGCTGGTGTTAATATTACGCAGGAAAGGAGTTCCCCCGGCGCAGCTCCTACGATCACGATCCGCGGCCCCGGATCTATCTCGGCGAGCAATGATCCGCTCATTGTCATCGACGGCTTTCCCGGCGGCAGTTTCAATAATATCAATATGAACGATGTGGAATCGATCGAGGTGCTGAAGGATGCCTCTTCGGCGGCCATTTATGGTTCCAGGGGCGCAGGAGGCGTTATTATTATTACCACGAAGAAGGGAAAGCAGGGGAAATCGAGGCTCAACTTTAACAGCTACGCAGGTATTGCCGTTCCCATGGTACACGGCCCGGAAAACTGGGCCGCCGGCGGCCAGGATTTTTATGATTATACGGTCCGCTATATTAACAGGGATTTCGCCTGGACCGGCGGGGACCCCTCCCTGCCCTTGTGGGGGATGACAGGCGTCCGGCCCAGTACCGGGTGAACCCCGTGATTGCGGAGGGAAACCATAACTGGGAAGATATTTTGCTGAATCCGGAGCCTATTCAGAATTATAGCCTGTCCCTGTCAGGCGGCGGAAAGGAGTCTGATTACTACATATCGGGCACCTTCAGAGATGAACGGGGGACCATTATGAATACCGGGTACCGGCAGTACGCGCTCCGGGCCAATGTGAACCTGGAGATCAGTCCGCGGTTCAGGGCGGGGTTCATGATCAGCCCCAATTATTCCGAGCGGCAGACCTATCCGGGAGGCTTGCAGAACCTGGTCAAAATGCCGCCTTTCCTTTCCCCGGAGAAGCAGGAAGACGGCAGTTATCTCCGGCCCCTGGATTACTGGGGGTCGACCGTTTCTTCCGGGGTAAATCCGCTTGCTACCCTTGAGGGCACGCATAATCATACCAATGCTTTTAATAATGTAGGTGAAGTTTACGGGGAGCTGGACCTGGCGGATGGGCTGGCGATCAGGTCTTCTTTTGGATTTAATATTTCCTATGCGACCACCGATAATTTCCAGGAATCCCGCGCTACCAATCTTAACCGCCCTACCGGCAATGCCGCTGATTCAAGGGTGTATAACCTGATCAATGAAAATGTGCTGAGCTATAGCCGGGACTTTAATGAGGTGCATAACTTTACGGGGATACTGGGGGCGTCATACCAATACAATACTTCGCGGGCTTCAGCCCTGGCCGCTGAGCCGGGAAGCTTTGCCAATGAGATCATTCCCACGCTGAATAACGCGATCATTTCCCCGGGAGGAAGTTACACTTCCAAGTCGCAGTGGGGCCTGACTTCCTACTTCGCCAGGATCAATTACGGGTACAATGAAAAGTATCTTCTTTCCGCTTCTATCCGTACCGATGGAAGTTCCCGCTTCGGACCGGAAACCCGCTGGGGCTATTTTCCTTCGGCCTCGGCTGCCTGGAGAATTTCACGGGAAGACTTCTTTAAGCCCGTCCGGTTCATCAACGAGCTGAAGCTTCGGGCCAGCTACGGCGTTGTCGGCAATTTCAATATCGGGGATTTTCAATACCTGGGCACTATAGGGGACGCCTTGTATTCTCCCGGCGGCCAGCTGATCCAGGGCCAGGCGCAGGCTTCCATTGGAAATCCGGCGCTGAAATGGGAAAGGACGCAAAGCTATGATATAGGCATGGAACTGGGCCTTTTTAATAACCGGGTGAGCCTGGTGGCGGATCATTATAATAAGCTTACCAAAGACCTGCTGTATAATGTGAGCATTCCGGCCATTTCCGGGTTTACCAATGCCATCGTCAATGTCGGGGATATCAGGAACAAAGGTTTCGAACTGGAACTGACCACCAGGAACCTTATCCGCGATTTTAAATGGGGAACTTCGGTTAACTTTTCAATCAATAAGAACGAGGTAACTAACCTCGGGGGCGGCGTAGACCAGGTGATCAACACACACAGCCGCGGAATGGCCTGGATACTGAGGGAAGGGCAGCCGATGTTTTCCTATTACGGCTACCGGCAGGCGGGAGTTATTCAGACCGAAGAGGAACTCGGGCGCGTTCCTGTCATGGCGGGGCAGTTTCCGGGAACGGTCCGGTACGACGATGTGAACGGCGACGGTGCCATCACCCCCGAAGACAGGGTCATGCTTGGCAGTTTTATGCCCGATATCGTTATGGGAATGGTCAACGATCTTTCCTGGAAGAATTTTGACCTGAGCATTGCCATTCAGTCTTCGCTGGGTGCGAAAATGTACAACCTGGAGAACCTGTATTACCAGGGCCCTACAGTAAGCGCTTTTCTTCTGCCGGTGGTAGAAGGGCAGTGGTGGTCGGAACAGGAGCCGGGCGACGGACAGCACCCCGCTACCTCCCTGGCCGCACTGGAATACGTTGGCAACAGCGATTACTACCTGGAAGATGCTTCCTTTCTTGCGGTGAGGAATATAAACCTGGGTTTCACCTTTCCTGTTCCCGTTGTGGAAAAATTACGGCTCAGTCATTTGCGGTTATATCTTTCGGTAAGCAATGCCTTCCTGCTGAAAAGCAAGGGCTTCAATGGATATAACCCCGAAGGTTATACCGATAATGGCATTGACGGGATAAACAGTATGCCCGGACTGAATAACGGGGCGGAGCCTGTTTCGAGGATCTTTGCACTTGGCCTTAATGCGAACTTCTAAATCCTGATGTCATGAAAACAAGATATTCTTCACTCTACTTCGTGGTAATGCTTATGCTGGCCATTCCGGCCTGCGAGGTGGTAGATCTGGATCCTGTGTCCACGCTTACCGAAGCGAATTTCTACAAGACAGCTGACGATATGGATAAGGCTGTGCTGGGCGTTTACAGCCGCTACCAGTCCAGGATGCCCCGCGACTGGACATTGCTGGAAATGCCTACGGACCATCTGTATATGTCCAGCTACCGGCATATAGGCGGCCTGGAAGCGATCAATAACCTGGATTTTCAGCCTCAGAACGATATTATCAGGAACTTCTGGCAAAGCACTTATAACGGGATAGCAAGGGCCAATACAGTGCTTACCTACCTTGACGTGCCGGATGACTATATCGGTACCCGGAAAGAGCAGCTGGAAGCAGAGGCAAAATTTATGCGGGCGCTCTTCTATTTCGACCTGGTCAGGGTGTTCGGCGGCGTGCCGAAGGTGACAGGCATCCTTTCTATCGACGAGTCGAGGGAAACTCCCAGGGCACCGGCAGAGGAAATATACGCGCTGATCATCGCCGATCTGACGGACGCTATTCAAAAGCTGCCCGGCCAGGAAGCGATGGCAAGAGGCAGGGCCACTAAAGGGGCGGCCGTTGCTTTGCTGGGTAAGGTGTACATATACATGGAAGACTGGGAAAATGCCTACCGCTATCTTGAGCAGGCGGATGAATTTCACTATCGCCTGCTTGATGATTTCGCTTCTCTCTGGAAGGTCGCAAATGAAGATAATGACGAGGTAATATTCGCCATGAAATACATCGAAAATGAGAACGGGCACCTGCTTTCCTCGGATTTCATACCTTATTTCGGCGTGGAAGGAGTGGCTTCAAGCGGCCTTGAAGTGGCGCTGCTTGCCTGGGGGCTTCATAAAGAATACGATCCTGCCGACACCCGGAAAGCGGCCACCGTTGCCGAGTACTGGAAGGCGCCTGGCAGCGCCGGACCGGAGGAATGGAGGCCCTATGTGAAAAAGTTCGCAGTACCCCATTCGGGAAGGACTTCTTCCGGGCTGGATCTGCCTGTGCTTCGGTACGCGGATATCCTTCTTTTAAAAGCGGAAGCGCTTTACCATCTGAACCGGCCCGCGGAAGCCCTGGCGGAATTGAATAAGGTGCGTGCCAGGGCATTCGGGAATACATCGCATAACTATACGCTGGCTGATATTGCCTCACCGGAGGACTTCCTGGACAAGCTGCTGCTGGAACGTCAGCTGGAGCTGGCATTTGAGAACCAGCGCTGGTTTGACCTGGTGCGGACCGGTCGCTTCATGGAAGAACTGGACCAGGTGGAATGGAGCTATAACAAGGCTACCGAAACGCCGCAGGTGGTTGACCTGGACCCCAGGCCCCATTTCAAGTATTTTCCTATTCCGCAGCATGAAATTGACCAGGCCAGCCCCGGCGTGCTGACACAAAACGAAGGATATTGAACACGAGCAGAAGAAAATTTTTCAGGAATGCCGCCGGCATAGCGGGCGGTTTAGCAGCCTCGGGAGCCCTGGCATCCGTGGGCGAACAAGTTCCGGTTTCTCCCGGCAGCCATGCCACCCGGCGCCGGGGTATTCCCCTGATGGAGCAGGTGATGAGTTACCGTAAAATTGATTCCCATGCGCATGTCTATTTTTCTCCGGAAAGCCCCGGCGTTCAGCTCGCTTTTGCCGACAGGCTGGGCATTGAAAAACTGGTCATTTCCCGTCCTATGCGGCCCGGCAGTAAGGGTACGCCGGAGGAGTTCCGGGAGTGCAATGATCTGGTGCTGAGATGCGTCAGGGAATATCCTGACAGGTTCATCGGGCAAATGACCCTGAACCCGCAGTTCCGGCGGGAGTCAATGGAGGAAGTTGCCCGCTGCATAGACCAGGGAATGGCAGGGCTGAAAGTATACAATCACGTAAAGATCAACGATCCGTTGTTCTATCCCATCATTGAAAAATTTATTGATCTGAAGATGATCATCCTGATGCATGTAGGCATTGGCAAATCGCGCATTACCTATGATGCCGGGGAACCGCCAAATGTTTCCATTCCGTCCGATTTTGTGGAGGCCGCCGCGCGGTATCCCGAGGCCATGTTCCAGTTTGCGCACCTGGCGGGCGGGGAAGACTGGGAAGATGCCTGCAAGGCGCTAAAAGGGTCGCCCAATGTGTATGTGGATATATCCGGCAGCAATAATGACGCGGAGATCGTGGATTTTGCCCTTGAATACCTTGGGGAGGACCGGATCTTTTTTGGCTGCGATAATAGCTTTTACCAGGGGGTGGGGCATGTGCTGGCCGCGCGTTTGAGCGAATCCCAGCGGAAGAAGGTGTTTTTCGAAAACTACAATAAGATCTTAGGTAAATGCGGAAGAAATGTTGATTGACGGAAACGCATATATAGGCCACTGGCCGTTTCGCCGCCGGAAATACGGTACCTGCGAAGCGCTGCTGGGAAGAATGAACGAATTTGGCGTGGAACTGTCCGTAATCAGCGCCCTGGAAGGTGTTTTTTACAAGAACCCCCAGACGACTAACCGGGAATTGTATGAGCAGCTGCAGGCTCAGCGCAAATTCCGGGAGCGCCTGATCCCCTTTGCGGTTATAAACCCTATCTATGGAGGATGGAAAGACGATATAGAGGTATGCACCACGCGGTTCCGGATGAAAGGGATCCGCTTGTACCCCAAATACCACGGCTACCGGATAGATCATCCTCATTGCATTGAAACGGTAAAGATAGCCCGGGATAAGGGCCTGCCTGTCGCCTTTTCGCTGCGTATGGTGGACAGCAGGCCCAGTTCCTGGCTGGACATCCGGGAGGAATGGGCGCTGAAAGACGTGCTTCCCATTATCAGGGCGGTTCCGGATGCGAAGTACCTGATCCTGAACCTGGCCGGCAGCCTGAAGCTGAGCGGGGAAGAAACGGAACTGCTCCGGGGAGCGGACCTGGTCATGGATACTTCCGGAAGGTCCCTGACGGAACTCGGGCGGTTAATAAAGGTATTCGGGCCGGACAAGTTCGTGTTCGGAACGCATTCGCCCATCCTGGATTACTGCACGGGCTTGCTCAGGATCGAATCCCTGCACCCGGAAGAAGCGGGCGAAGAGGTAAAAGAAGGCCTGTACTCAGAAAATATCAGTCGGTTTTGTAACTTAAAGACATGAAGAGACGCAATTTTTTAAAACAGGGCGCCCTTGCCGGCGCAGGCGCGGCGGTTACAATAAGCGGGGGTGCGCTCCTCTCAGCAGGGCTCGCTTCTCCCATGCCGGCATCTCCCCCGCCGGCCGGCATAGCAGGGGAGATTGCTAAGCCCGCGATCCTTGGCGGCAGGCCCGTCCTGTCCGGCAACTGGCCAGGCTGGCCCATCTGGAATCCGGAAACGGATGAAAAAAGGATAATAGAAGTATTAAGGAGCGGGAGATGGTCCCGAAGCGAAGTGGTGAGCGAGTTCGAGGAAAAATGGGCGGCGGCAGTAGGTGCAAAGCGATGCCTGGCGGTAGTTAACGGAACGAATGCCCTGATCGCTTCGCTGGTGCAGCTGGGTATAGGCGGCGGGGATGAAGTGATCGTGCCTCCCTATACGTTCATTGCTACGGTCGCGGCGGTGCTGGCAACCGGGGCCATGCCTGTTTTTGCTGATACGGATCCCGAAACCTTCCAGATCGATACCCGGAAGATCGAAGCAAAGATCACTTCACGTACCCGGGCTATCCTGCCGGTTCATATCCTGGGGCTGCCTGCGGATATGGGCAGGATCATGGAAATTGCCAGCAAGCATGATCTTGTGGTGGTTGAGGACGCCTGCCAGGCATGGCTCGCGGAGATCAACGGCAAGAAGGCAGGTACCTTTGGCCATGCAGGTTGTTTTAGTTTTCAGAATTCAAA is a window from the Anseongella ginsenosidimutans genome containing:
- a CDS encoding sulfatase family protein, whose protein sequence is MQAVRSLFFSLFLALSFTITARAQEKPNIVVILSDDHAYQAISAYNNALMQTPNIDRIARDGVLFKKAYVTNSICGPSRAVLLTGKYSHKNGYKDNANSHFDAGQDSFAKKLQAAGYQTAWIGKYHLGKELQGFDYWQILPGQGHYFNPDFLYMDGSRKRVEGYVSDVIEDAAEDWLDSRDQEKPFCLVIGHKATHRTWMPDTADLGKFDEVITIPPRNFYDSYDNREAAMVQDMTISKTMRLDYDLKMYPEDSKDGNIVRMNPAQRAAYKAYYQPIRKALEEAGLSGRALTNWKYQRYMRDYLSTAVSLDRNIGRTIDYLEEHGLWENTLVIYMSDQGFFLGEHGWFDKRFMYEESFRTPLLMHYPGVIEPGSISEDFVMNLDIAPTLLDAAGLPVPASMQGRSLLPLLQGKEKGREAMYYHYYENGEHAVSPHFGIRTERYKLIRFYKRVNSWELYDLEKDPREMDNLYGRKGYEKRTASLKKQLASLIKEYEDKEALLIFNRPVRDQPGN
- a CDS encoding arylsulfatase gives rise to the protein MKIRKHCSFLTGPSGINQVINMKPAIFLFLAFSLFQPSLTAQEKVNIIYIYADDLGYGELGCYGQEKIRTPHLDRMAREGMRFTQHYTSIPVCAPARGMLLTGMHAGHAYIRGNYELGGFADSLEGGQMPLHEGAFTLPRMLKQVGYATAAIGKWGLGMHNTTGAPLKQGFDYFYGYLDQKQAHNYYPTHLWANGRWDTLNNPRINVHRALDPAAAGADDFAYFKGNEYSGEKMTEKALDFITAHKAGPFFLYLPYTIPHASLQVPEKYTNAYLGEFEEQPYYGQNGYAAAEHPYATYAGMITFLDAQVGMILDRLRELGLDENTLVMFSSDNGTTFNGGVNAEFFNSTGGLRGLKQDLFEGGIRMPFIARWPGKIPAGTVSDHISAQYDIMATLAELTGQELRHTDGISLLPTLLGKNAAQEKHEYLYFEYHARGGQLAVRMGDWKGVKVKQQQHAAENPWMIFNLRTDPGETTNLAARHPELARKFDAIVKDEHRPAHIREWEFLNPKFALTN
- a CDS encoding LacI family DNA-binding transcriptional regulator; the protein is MPGKKKTEYYGVKEIARRANVSIATVDRVIHNRTGVAAKTRDRINEIIKELDYEPNILASRLASRRVFHFATLIPEVSEETDFWQAPLNGIRQAEKEIKQYGVNVEKYFFDLNNKASFVKEAGAILKSNADGVLVAPSFIEESVQFAEACKLRGIPYVFINSDIPNQDSLCYIGPDLFHSGYLGARLVSYGAGNGKVLVVNISREMDNHHHLLRKEEGFRAWFRDHGKLNTILKSDIRQTDYTSVERNLSALLKQHRDVNAIFVTNSRVSAVAQYFERSGAKNDLLLVGYDFLEKNISFLEKNLIDFLICQKPEEQGYRGIRALYQSQVLASPVEKIHFMPIDIITKENYKVYKN
- a CDS encoding TonB-dependent receptor plug domain-containing protein, encoding METGIHTGIFCRPGLKLLMILAVFLIPCRAWTQALPSVEGLVTERATQAALPGAAVTLKGSGRGVTTDAEGRFKLSDVPANAVLVISYVGYQTTEVPVAGQSNLQIRLDAVVEALDEMVVVGYGSVKKSSVTSAISKIENTILDQMPAGRPESALVGRMAGVNITQERSSPGAAPTITIRGPGSISASNDPLIVIDGFPGGSFNNINMNDVESIEVLKDASSAAIYGSRGAGGVIIITTKKGKQGKSRLNFNSYAGIAVPMVHGPENWAAGGQDFYDYTVRYINRDFAWTGGDPSLPLWGMTGVRPSTG
- a CDS encoding SusC/RagA family TonB-linked outer membrane protein, whose amino-acid sequence is MGDDRRPAQYRVNPVIAEGNHNWEDILLNPEPIQNYSLSLSGGGKESDYYISGTFRDERGTIMNTGYRQYALRANVNLEISPRFRAGFMISPNYSERQTYPGGLQNLVKMPPFLSPEKQEDGSYLRPLDYWGSTVSSGVNPLATLEGTHNHTNAFNNVGEVYGELDLADGLAIRSSFGFNISYATTDNFQESRATNLNRPTGNAADSRVYNLINENVLSYSRDFNEVHNFTGILGASYQYNTSRASALAAEPGSFANEIIPTLNNAIISPGGSYTSKSQWGLTSYFARINYGYNEKYLLSASIRTDGSSRFGPETRWGYFPSASAAWRISREDFFKPVRFINELKLRASYGVVGNFNIGDFQYLGTIGDALYSPGGQLIQGQAQASIGNPALKWERTQSYDIGMELGLFNNRVSLVADHYNKLTKDLLYNVSIPAISGFTNAIVNVGDIRNKGFELELTTRNLIRDFKWGTSVNFSINKNEVTNLGGGVDQVINTHSRGMAWILREGQPMFSYYGYRQAGVIQTEEELGRVPVMAGQFPGTVRYDDVNGDGAITPEDRVMLGSFMPDIVMGMVNDLSWKNFDLSIAIQSSLGAKMYNLENLYYQGPTVSAFLLPVVEGQWWSEQEPGDGQHPATSLAALEYVGNSDYYLEDASFLAVRNINLGFTFPVPVVEKLRLSHLRLYLSVSNAFLLKSKGFNGYNPEGYTDNGIDGINSMPGLNNGAEPVSRIFALGLNANF
- a CDS encoding RagB/SusD family nutrient uptake outer membrane protein, which translates into the protein MKTRYSSLYFVVMLMLAIPACEVVDLDPVSTLTEANFYKTADDMDKAVLGVYSRYQSRMPRDWTLLEMPTDHLYMSSYRHIGGLEAINNLDFQPQNDIIRNFWQSTYNGIARANTVLTYLDVPDDYIGTRKEQLEAEAKFMRALFYFDLVRVFGGVPKVTGILSIDESRETPRAPAEEIYALIIADLTDAIQKLPGQEAMARGRATKGAAVALLGKVYIYMEDWENAYRYLEQADEFHYRLLDDFASLWKVANEDNDEVIFAMKYIENENGHLLSSDFIPYFGVEGVASSGLEVALLAWGLHKEYDPADTRKAATVAEYWKAPGSAGPEEWRPYVKKFAVPHSGRTSSGLDLPVLRYADILLLKAEALYHLNRPAEALAELNKVRARAFGNTSHNYTLADIASPEDFLDKLLLERQLELAFENQRWFDLVRTGRFMEELDQVEWSYNKATETPQVVDLDPRPHFKYFPIPQHEIDQASPGVLTQNEGY
- a CDS encoding amidohydrolase family protein, with the translated sequence MNTSRRKFFRNAAGIAGGLAASGALASVGEQVPVSPGSHATRRRGIPLMEQVMSYRKIDSHAHVYFSPESPGVQLAFADRLGIEKLVISRPMRPGSKGTPEEFRECNDLVLRCVREYPDRFIGQMTLNPQFRRESMEEVARCIDQGMAGLKVYNHVKINDPLFYPIIEKFIDLKMIILMHVGIGKSRITYDAGEPPNVSIPSDFVEAAARYPEAMFQFAHLAGGEDWEDACKALKGSPNVYVDISGSNNDAEIVDFALEYLGEDRIFFGCDNSFYQGVGHVLAARLSESQRKKVFFENYNKILGKCGRNVD
- a CDS encoding amidohydrolase family protein, which produces MLIDGNAYIGHWPFRRRKYGTCEALLGRMNEFGVELSVISALEGVFYKNPQTTNRELYEQLQAQRKFRERLIPFAVINPIYGGWKDDIEVCTTRFRMKGIRLYPKYHGYRIDHPHCIETVKIARDKGLPVAFSLRMVDSRPSSWLDIREEWALKDVLPIIRAVPDAKYLILNLAGSLKLSGEETELLRGADLVMDTSGRSLTELGRLIKVFGPDKFVFGTHSPILDYCTGLLRIESLHPEEAGEEVKEGLYSENISRFCNLKT
- a CDS encoding DegT/DnrJ/EryC1/StrS family aminotransferase; the encoded protein is MKRRNFLKQGALAGAGAAVTISGGALLSAGLASPMPASPPPAGIAGEIAKPAILGGRPVLSGNWPGWPIWNPETDEKRIIEVLRSGRWSRSEVVSEFEEKWAAAVGAKRCLAVVNGTNALIASLVQLGIGGGDEVIVPPYTFIATVAAVLATGAMPVFADTDPETFQIDTRKIEAKITSRTRAILPVHILGLPADMGRIMEIASKHDLVVVEDACQAWLAEINGKKAGTFGHAGCFSFQNSKNLPIGEGGAIVSDDEEFMDRCYSYHNYGMPYGTLVGAVGAGSIMAGTKLRLTEYQAAIGLAQLERLEGQTARRNENAGYLKKQIQDIPGITPYKLYDNVTRAAFHLFAFRYRKEAFKGLPRAGFLKALRAEGVPCSSGYATLNNQPYLAQAFQTKNFRKMYPEEMLDIDLYLERNQCPENDRLCNEEAVWIPQNVLLGTAADMGDIALAIEKIHKNADRIQK